The Vigna radiata var. radiata cultivar VC1973A chromosome 6, Vradiata_ver6, whole genome shotgun sequence DNA segment AGTCCATATTAGTCAAGCATGGAAATTTCTGCCAAATACAAAATgtcaataacaataataataaaaaaaaaacaatcatttGCAGCAAGTTGAGTTATTACCTTATTAATgtgaatgaaaaaattgaaacgCAAAAAGTAGGAAAATATGATATAGAATTGTACCTTGAATGGGTCTTGGAATGTTAGAGAACTTCTAGGCAAATTGAAAACAACGATTTTCTTTGGATGGAATTTTTGGGGGAAAGACTTTGAAGGATAGTTGTCCCAGTGAAGTAGTCTTAAATGATTTGGTAAATGTTGAAGTTCAGATGAAAAGGATGTGTTTCGAACAATTAGAATTCTGAGCCATTTCATTTTCCCAAACTCAGTTCCACTCCATTTTACTTCTGCTTGCTTAGGAGGATCTAGCTTAATCCCTTGAATCTTATCACTTCCCTTTAACACAAGTACAAAGAACCAACATCAATTgcatattatcattaatataaagCACtgtaatgtataaataaaaaacaaataaagcaaaaaagTAGACGATTACCGAATCTTTCGTTAGTATTTCAATAACATCTTCGTAATCCAATATTCTGCTACGTTGTCCAGGATTATCTGGTGCTTCCTGCCTAACAATCTGTCTACCCATATCTTGTATTAGATCATGCATCTTCAGCCTGTCATTCTCGATAGTTATGAGTGATTTATTGACAAGTACTTTCATGTTGGATGTTGAACAAAATTCCTTAAGTATCTTTTTCACATATTCCATTCTCTCCCCTTTNNNNNNNNNNNNNNNNNNNNNNNNNNNNNNNNNNNNNNNNNNNNNNNNNNNNNNNNNNNNNNNNNNNNNNNNNNNNNNNNNNNNNNNNNNNNNNNNNNNNNNNNNNNNNNNNNNNNNNNNNNNNNNNNNNNNNNNNNNNNNNNNNNNNNNNNNNNNNNNNNNNNNNNNNNNNNNNNNNNNNNNNNNNNNNNNNNNNNNNNNNNNNNNNNNNNNNNNNNNNNNNNNTTTTAGGACAACCTTGTCCGAAGGCATTCCAACAAAAGAGCTCCAAAGAATGTTGTTCATCAAGTTCCTTCATTTCATAAATATGTCCAACATGGTGAGCAATTAGGACATCTTTTTCCCTTGTCGTAATAATAATCCTACTACCTACACCAAACCAATCACAACCTCCTGCCAAATTTTCTAACTCCTCTTTATCGTCAACGTCGTCAAGAACCAAAAGAACTTTCTTTCGGCAAAGCTTTcgttttatttcataaattccTTTATTGGTACTTCCCAACATAGTTTCCGACTCCTCTAACATCTCAGATAAAAGTGTCTTTTGCAGTTCTTCCATGCCATTgattgtgtttgatttttctctaaCACCGGCAAGAAAACTTGCAGCATCAAAGTTTTGCACAATTTTGTCATACAAAGCTTTGGCAAGTTCCGTTTTTCCAATTCCACCAAGCCCATATATGCCCAACATCCTTACAGTTTTATCATTATTCATATCCAAAAGTGACATAACCTCTTCTATGTGGGGCTCCAGTCCAACAAGATTTTCACCGGTAGACAAAGGCTTAGGAGCTATGCTTTTACGAActttcttaacaattttttcaataaaattgttttcataCCTATAGGAGCAGAacgtattaattaatttgtttgtttgatatCTATCAATATCTGTATCTCTTTTGTTAAAAACTAAGCATTGTATTGTACTAGATAATAACCATTAATGTTAATAATCAGTAGCACAAAACAATAATGATTACCCGTTATGAATACACAATTTGAAGCTGGAAAAGTTAGAGaagtttaaatttgataaaattttaactgagatgattttgtgttgtttgtcatctcatatataaaatagaaacattACATTAAACAATCAAGTCAGTTATATATAGGATGAGATAGAAATAAGATTGAATGATTTTGTAATGGAATTGTTGAGGTACATACCCGGTGGTAACATGCATCCCCGGCAAGTTAACTGCTTCAGACAAAGCAGACCTCCAAGCCTGCATTCTCTGCGACTCTTTTCCAATCTCATTTTCGTGTGCCGTCATGTGTTTTCCGAAACTATTTCTCATTTTCCGTATATCTGAGGGATCTACATGGTAGAACACTGGGTAAACAACTTGCTTACTGTTCGTGTGGGTGCGTTCGATAATCTTAACAAGTTCATCCAGACACCATGTGGAAGATGCATAGTTCTCAGAAAACACAACGATGAAAATCCTAGATTCTTCAATGGCCTCACACACAGCAGGTGAAAGACCTTCCTCTGTCCTCATATCACTCTCGTCATTCAAAGTCACCATTCCCTTCCTACCCAACTCTTTACGGAGATGCCCTACAAAATTGTTCCCAGTATCTTCACCTAGAAAGCTAATGAACACATCGTAGCTGAAACCAACACACTCTTCTTCCTCACCACGTTTTCCCATGCTGCAAAAGACCAAACTACAACTAAGGATGTTAACTGTGTTCTGATTAAATACACGCTTTTCAGTATCAGTGAACAAAGCTTCGTGGAagctcctcctcctcctctatCTCTATTCATCATTCATTTTGCTGCCAAATCAGTGCCGGAGATTAAGGCTCTTTTCACGGGGGTTTGGCCCccgaatattatattatacataaaaattaatataaatctataaattaagAACCATGAGTACATAATTTTGAGTTTccctagtttttgttttttttaaggagCAGATAAGAAAATTAATAGAAGAAATTTGTCAACTTGTATGCCGTGCGCTTTCTTTTAGTTAATGCATTCGGTGAACCAACGCCATTTGGAGCTAAACTAAGTTTAATTCCATGCCAAAATACTTATTCTGTGCACGATTGCTGTGGGGACACAATATTCCCTGTGTCGGACGataaattccaatttgaaaTTCTACACTGTTATATTGTTTATACATATTTTCTTGCAACGAAGATTTGAAGGCCCCATAGTTGACCCTGTGAAGAGACTATAATAGCTAAAGTTGATTGAAGATAATATAAGATTGCAGTTTTAATGAAACGGGTTGAAAGCAGCGAAGGTGAAAAATACATTGAGTGATGAATATATGAATCAAATGACTGAAGAATGTTGGCAGCAGCAAAGGAACAAGTGAGGAGgattatagaaaattttaacaCGATCATGAATGTAATATTGTATCAAGTTTAGCATTCAGAAGCTTAAACAAGAGCTGACAAAGCTTAATATTAGAATCAATTAGATTTTATTCACCCAAAACACTCAGTTTGATCTATTTGCATCGGATAACAGTGATTTTCATCATCAGTAATACACCATACTGTTTTCACATCCTagctataattttaaaaaataaatacatagctttttaacctaaattaaatagtatattaatgtaattgattacataaaaaatataattattaatttcctATGTActttattaatacaattaaaagcACATATgcatttgtatttatttttttaataataaaatataataaaattattattattaaattaaatataaataattttataattttactataaatattttttatttatttttcgtatgtaatttcataattaaaaagaaagaattaaatttaaaaacaattacttaaaaataattattttaatatgaaaatatttttatttaaagtataaaatttgaaaaacaaatgcaGACACACAAAATAGAGATAAGAATGAAGTTTATCCTTACTTTGTAACTTCAAactttatgtatttttcttGGCTTTGAATAAAAGTCTGCAGCAAAGAAACAAGAGTGATCTTGACAGGAGATAGTTTATAACATTTACTTgcataaatagaattttatatatatatatatatatatattatgtgagAAATGAGGGTGGGataatcatttattaatttttaatttcacacTAACCTCAGACAatgtgaagagaaaaaaattagttgGATGATTAGATTAAGTAGTATTTTACgtaccaaaagaaaatattatgtgCAAGGTGCAAAAAAACAATATTGGGTGAGTTTTAGGaagttcttttattttggttgcTTCTTAAATACTGTGTTGTCCTTTTCCAATAAGAAGTTgtcttccatcttcatctttGCCAACTTACACTGCATTCTTTAGTAACAATGACAATGGTAGTATACCAATTCATGATTACCACCATCACTTCCTCTCTTCCACAATAATggcatttcaaaattttattttttatattaattatggaTGATAATCACTGAGTTGTTTCCTTTAAATAATAGATAACAATAACTCACATTTATAttccttaaaattttaaaatacatatttacatcttatatatttgtaataaaatgacaaataaaGGAAATTCCATTTCAATGGAGGAAATATAAACTCCCATTCCatcttattcaaataaatatttatcttttctcatatttttatatgaaaaatattaaataacttaattacaaaaaaacTTTATGTTTTATCTCAATTAAAAGGTAGAAagtataaagtaaaaaaataaaagtattattatgaaaaatacaagtatagaattatatatatatatatatatatatatatatatatatatatatatatatattgaatgaaaatgaataaGATATACCATAACATATAATTGCTTTAaggttttaatttgaatattttgtggGTGGATTTCACACTTTCACAATTTAATCTTATCTCCTTTTCtaattttgtcctttttttcttttggtgttGTCAATTTCTAAAGTTAAAATCCGAATGATGGATATTTGTTAAAGATATTTGATAATCTTGTCTCCTTTTCtaattttgtcctttttttcttttggtgttGTCAATTTCTAAAGTTAAAATCCGAATGATGGATATTTGTTAAAGATATTTGATGTTAAattagcttcttcttttttctggTGTTATCAAtctttagcttttttttttttttatggtgttATCAATCTTTAAAGTCAATCGAAATCTGAGTGGTGAATATTCATTAAAGATACTTTGattctaaattagtttttaattataattaaattttaaatatctaataTAAGGATCGCAACAGATCGAGTCGAACACGAATAGTGCTTACTTACAATCTGATCTGTCGGATAAAAATGTATCCGTCACTTGATTTATTATCTATCGAgtacccgcttaaaaaataaTCGCGAGTATTTAAAAATCCACAGGTACTGCGGGTACTCGCGGGTCTGCAAACAAAAGTCGatttctttcataaaaattaaaatttcttatgatgtttgtttttcatattttactaattttaattcaatgtttttcaaactttttctaaaaaaatacaacCTGAAAACATAAGAAGAGGCTCGGTTTCAAAGCAGcacacatttatttaatttcagaCAACAGTAGTTGTCAAATGAGATTTTTGGGTTTACATTGCAGACTTCattgataattataaaagtacATTTATTATTGAGAAGAAGCACGTTGAAAGATAGATGACAATGACTGCAGACTCCATTGAAGAACTATATCGGAGGTGGGTAGAGTTCGATAACCTTCTTCCACGACGGTCTACTGCTTATGTCATCCCACCAATCACTCACATGCTTCCTATCTTTAATCAAATACCCTTTATTCATCTTATTCACAATGTAATCTGTGAATGGAAGATGACTTATATCAGCAAGACTGAAGAAATCACCACCCAGATACTTGCTCTTTGACAGTCTCTTCTCATAAACATCCAACACCTTCACCAGCTTTGCTTCACTCTCTTCTGCCACCTTTGGATCTGGAGTGATGCCTAATAATGGACCAAACAGAACATGCACGGCCAAATCATACGCCGGTGGATTAAAGTTATGTGCTTCAACTTCCAGCCATTGTTCCACAACACCTCTCTCTTCTGCTGTCCTCCCCAACAACTCAACCCCTTCAGATCTGTATTTCTCTGCATAATACCTCATTATGGCACGTGATTCTGCACAAACAGATAAAAAACCAGACAGATTTTAAGGTTAGGAGAATAAACGACTTTAATTTAACCTTAGTCACTCAACAAAACATGaatgaaaaaaggaaaacttTTGGAGATGAAAGTGTCATTAACCATATAAAGTGTAGTCTCCATCTTGGATGACAGGAACAACTCCAAAGGGCTGCAGATGTGATTAATAAAGAAGATGAATGAGAAGATGAAGAACGAATCTtcaagagagagagaaaaaaaagagtttttgaaCCTGTAATTTAAGGTACTCAGGATTTTTGTGCTCGCCCTTAGTGACATCGACAGGGACAACCTCAAATTCGATCTCCTTCTCAACGAGACAAACGAGCACCCGTTTGGTAGAAGCACAGTGGGGACCGTACACCTTAACCACCATTTTTGATTCTCTTTAACAAACAATACTGAAGCCAAAGAGCCAAACACAACTTTTGCTTCCTCTGTAACACTCTTATATATAGTGACTGAAGTGAAAGAGCTAaatcacattaaaaatattgtttatataataatatctactTCATGattgattgtatatatataattttttataaatcatttatgcgaaaatattttttaaacgtgtTTTTCCTTCTAACTTTTTCTGAcgctcttagttgatgaaagtGTGCAGCTAAGAAAGAAAAGGTGATGTTGACAGTAGGATGCCAGGTgagtatttatttatgtaatctaAAATGAAAGGATTGGTGTGCATGTAGAACACTTGGCAATGGAAGAATAAAAGTATTTGATAGATGAATGGAGAAGAATCATACATTTATTTTGGCAAGACATTTGAATGTACGAAGATTAAGTAGTTGTTTcataaatggaaaataaaattttaacaccatttttttacaccattttgatattgcacacgtgtcaaaatgtggttggatgattttaaattaaaaaaaaaaaattggtttttttctttcaaacatactcctgtctcaactttttttaatttgaaatcgtcccatcacattttgacacatatacagtatcaaaatagtgtcaaaaaatagtgttaaaatatattttcctaaaTAGATATGATGTTGTCCTTGTCTTTTTCCATTTTGAAGTTGCCTTCCGTCTTGGTCTTTGCGAAGTACATGCCGTCTTTAGTAAGTAGTTTGGCAACTCCATGATTAACGCCATGACATGACTGGAGGATCTGTGATGATCAGAGGAGAAGTTGTGAGAAGATTGTGTTTGGATGATTGAATAGATATGGAAGAACCAAGATGATGAAATTCAAGAGAattagaggaagaaaagaaatggcAGAAATCCTGAGAATGGAGATGGAAAATCAGAGGAACGACACgatttcaaaagattcattattctatttgaaaaaaattagaaattgatatatgaatattaaataACACTTTTCAAGGATATGTGTAAACGGTGTGCATATATTTTAGTGAAAACTCGTTTGTCACGTGTcacataaaatttattgttttataaaatgaaatgatcaaacacaatcaaaatttatacagaataattttaatttgattttatagttgagatataaaatcatatttaactttataaattactataaaaataattaagttatctcctttaaataattaaaaataataatttatatttcctgaaattttaaaattcacgtTGATTTACTTATATGTATCTATTATAAGTTAAGAGACAAAAAATTTAaagcatttattttattttttagtttctattaaaaaatacattaaacatAGTTAGTACAAACTAACTTAAATAACTTTCAATTCAGATAATATTAATGGGTTTTgattttgtcattttctttatttttcattttttccctaaaatatattttattgacatAACCAGAGTTTACATAGTTACAtgcattaaaatatttgttacctTAAAATAGTTAATAGAGACATAAAATCTGATTGCATGTTCTACAATTGAAAATTCAGCCTCAAACTATTACACAAACAAAGATTAGGcctcttaaatttatttaatttcaaactaaatttgttctatattaactttttatttgaatttgaattttaactcttattaatatattttaaaactatttgtttaattaaaattatttttgaaaaatgattttataaaataattttctgaatacattaaaaaaaatatccataaattatttaaaaaatatattttacaaaatatttttttcatttgttagtaagttattattaatttatgaaaaaatagtCTTTTAAAGTGTTTTAAAGGTTATAAGAAAAGGAGTCCTGTGGTCTGTGTTGTGAATGTCATGtggttataaattataatagatattaaatttaagatttaatttataaaaaaatcatttttttaattttaatcttaaaattattaaaataaatttctacttatttataaaaaatttctcGGGTATTCTttctaagttttttattttaaatttataaaaatatcgtatttaatttttttcatatttttcattaaaaaattgtaaaaattaagaatttaaatataattttaaatctcAAGTAAAAGTATGAAAGTAGTTTGTTAAGAAAAacttacttttcattttatgtgTCTGCTATAGTTTttgcataataataataataatcagaagtagattttaaaaaaaattgattataattgCAAATTGTTTGAAACAACTTCtcataaaactaattttcttttaaagtgattttttattgtaaacaaACATTAATTAAGTTCCGTTTTCCAccaaatctttaaaatatataatcattgAACTTTTctattagataagaaaagtaattttaaataaaattaaatctttcAACAATCCAGATGGAGAAACGTGTTCTCTTTATGCACGTCTCTATTTTATATAAAGGGAAATAATCCTTTAATAGTGTTAGTATATTgaggttgtgaaaggagtagttgatgaggtagagaaaatgtagagatagtaagatgtagaagtagtagttggaagaagtgtaGTAGTTGTTTTAGTTGTAGTAGATGTTGGCTTCTTATTTGGCTTGCTTATAAATGATCCAATCACCCCTATTTATACTAGTGGCACCTCCTTAACCAATGGTTAGGATCTTGCCACTACAACATTAATCTAAGGGTCATTATTCATCTTctagaattttctaaaacattctTATAATTCTAAACTTATCTAGATAAATCTAATGGATAAGTATCCctagatatttttatacatgaTTCTAGAATCCTTCTAGATAGACTATTTCTAAAATTCTATTTTCTAAAATGCTTctacattcttctagaatttgcattacactttaataaaTAGGAACAAGAGTGTATCTATCTCTGCTAATATTATGGATTTTATGagttaaaaatagatatattcACCAAGAATGGTTTATTGCAGCACTTCTAAAGCAAGATTTTACATGTAatgctttaaaatttattcGATAAAACTTCTGTACAAGAATTCCAGatctttcaacttttttttaaaaaaaatataaggacaCACCATTATCGTCAAAAATCAATGGCAGCATTTCCAATATACAACTAACATATATTATTCGAAGAATGATCAGCAACTAGTGggataaaaaatgtatattaaaagAAGCTGCCTACCCTTTTTATTCAACAATTCAGTAGCTTTCTCACTTTCCTGAGAAGGAAAGTTTTGCCGTTAGTGCTTACGCAGGGATGAGACTATTGTCGCAGACTGGTAGATAGTTCTACAGTAATGCAGAATTTGTATAATAAACAGCTGATGCAGACCAATCAGCATACTGAATGATGCTTATTAGCAATTAGTTTCCAGAATATTGAATTACTTCCCACATAAGATACTACAATGAGATGAGATGGACATATACAGTTACCAAAATGACACCACATAAAACATGACTTTTGACTATAGCCGCTGAGATGATGCACTATCATTTTCTTCAATGTCATCAAATTCCACCGGTTTCCCTCGAACAAGCTTCCTgtaaatcaaaaacaaa contains these protein-coding regions:
- the LOC106764119 gene encoding glutathione S-transferase F9, which translates into the protein MVVKVYGPHCASTKRVLVCLVEKEIEFEVVPVDVTKGEHKNPEYLKLQPFGVVPVIQDGDYTLYESRAIMRYYAEKYRSEGVELLGRTAEERGVVEQWLEVEAHNFNPPAYDLAVHVLFGPLLGITPDPKVAEESEAKLVKVLDVYEKRLSKSKYLGGDFFSLADISHLPFTDYIVNKMNKGYLIKDRKHVSDWWDDISSRPSWKKVIELYPPPI